The region CTAAAACTGCAAAAGGAGCTTTACTTGCTGTATTCCCTGAAGCTAGACAGAGCATAGAAGGGGAAATAGAAAAAATGCTTCAGAATAATGAAACACCAGAAGCAGCAATTAAAAATGCAGCAAGCAGTATAAATGAAGCTATAAAAAATTATAATGACTCAAATAAATAGAAGAAAGAGATGAATATTTAATATGGGAAAAACTTTGAATATTGCACACAGGGGATTTAGTGGAATTTATCCAGAGAACACAATGCTTGCCTTTAGAAAAGCTGTAGAGGAAGGTGCAGATGGAATTGAAACAGATGTACAGATGACGGTTGATGGGGTGCTTGTTATTTGCCATGATGAAAAGGTAGATAGAACTACTGATAAAAAGGGGTTTATATCAAAATATAGATATGATGAACTTTCTAAATTGGATGCTGGAATTAAATTTGGAGAGGATTATGCAGGGGAGAGGATACCTACCCTTGATGAGTTTCTTGATTATGTGAAAGATAAAAATATTCTTATAAATTTAGAACTCAAAAACAGCATAATACCTTATGAAGGATTGGAGAAGGGAACTATAGATAAAATTTATGAATATGGGCTAGAGAAAAATGTTATAATCTCTTCTTTTAATCATTATTCCATGGTGAAGGTAAAAGAACTTGATTCTAATATGAAAACTGGATTATTGTGTGCTGCAACTATTTATAATGCAGGTAAATATGTAAAAGGGGTTGGTGCTGATGCACTTCACCCATTTTTCCCATCAGTCATGGATTATAAAAAAGTAGAAGAAATTAGAAGCCAAAAGCTAATGATAAATACTTATACGGTAAATGAAGAGAAATACATGAGAGAGCTTATAAAGCTTAATGTAGATGGTATTATAACAAACTATCCAGATAAACTAAAAAGGATACTTAGAGAAGAAAAATAATTGATTAGAATTTATGAGAATATTAAGTATAGGTACTTGAAATGATTAAAAAGAAAAGTTGTCCACAAAAGTCTTTATGACCTTGTGGACAACTTTTTTAGTTATAATCTAGTAACTTTATAACCTTTACTTTTTAGCATTTTAATAAGACCATCAGGACCAAGTACATGTTCCGTGCCAACTACTATGAAGTACTTTTTACCTGATTTTATATAGTTTTCTATTTTGGTACACATATCATTGTTTACTTGTAAAATAGATAAGTTGTACAATTCACTTTTAAATTTATCTTTTGAATTTTTGCCCAAATCAATTTTGTCAAAGTATGATGTATTACCATTTATAACTGCATTATACCTAGTATCAAATTGCTTTTTTACATCATCTTCATAAGGTATAGTTTCAAGCGTGCAATTTTGATAA is a window of Clostridium pasteurianum DNA encoding:
- a CDS encoding glycerophosphodiester phosphodiesterase, whose translation is MGKTLNIAHRGFSGIYPENTMLAFRKAVEEGADGIETDVQMTVDGVLVICHDEKVDRTTDKKGFISKYRYDELSKLDAGIKFGEDYAGERIPTLDEFLDYVKDKNILINLELKNSIIPYEGLEKGTIDKIYEYGLEKNVIISSFNHYSMVKVKELDSNMKTGLLCAATIYNAGKYVKGVGADALHPFFPSVMDYKKVEEIRSQKLMINTYTVNEEKYMRELIKLNVDGIITNYPDKLKRILREEK